From one Sorangium aterium genomic stretch:
- the hypE gene encoding hydrogenase expression/formation protein HypE, translating to MTKEHAKENEEVVLDHGTGARLSRELVERIAATLGDTYIGAMEDSAILEVPTGRIAVTTDSFVVTPLFFGNGDIGKVAVCGTVNDLAVSGARPLYLTLGLIIEAGFPIPLLVRALESARDAAKEAGVKIVAGDTKVVGKGEADRLFMNTAGVGVFERPPLVSRAVRPGHKIIVSGYLGNHSIHLLSVREGLGFEKRVQSDCAPLNGLIDAVLKGVPQGAVAAIRDVTRGGLCAVLHEFARASGAELSFARAALPVLPEAVMAADMLGINLIHLANEGCLCLFVEADKAGDVLGILRAHPYGRNAAVIGEVKAATEPVVSMTEPDGTQTLLEELYGAELPRLC from the coding sequence ATGACGAAAGAACACGCGAAAGAGAACGAAGAGGTCGTCCTCGACCACGGGACGGGCGCCCGCCTGAGCCGAGAGCTCGTCGAGCGGATCGCCGCGACGCTCGGCGACACGTACATCGGCGCGATGGAGGACAGCGCGATCCTGGAGGTGCCCACCGGCCGGATCGCCGTCACCACGGACTCGTTCGTGGTCACGCCGCTGTTCTTCGGCAACGGCGATATCGGCAAGGTCGCCGTCTGCGGCACCGTCAACGATCTCGCGGTCAGCGGCGCGAGGCCCCTCTACCTGACCCTGGGCCTCATCATCGAGGCGGGCTTCCCGATCCCCTTGCTCGTCCGAGCCCTCGAGTCGGCGCGCGACGCGGCGAAGGAGGCCGGCGTGAAGATCGTCGCCGGCGACACCAAGGTCGTCGGCAAGGGCGAGGCAGACCGGCTCTTCATGAACACGGCCGGCGTGGGCGTCTTCGAGCGCCCGCCGCTCGTGAGCCGCGCCGTGCGGCCGGGGCACAAGATCATCGTGAGCGGGTATCTCGGCAACCACTCCATCCACCTGCTCTCGGTCCGCGAGGGGCTCGGCTTCGAGAAGCGGGTGCAGAGCGACTGCGCGCCGCTCAACGGGCTCATCGACGCGGTCCTCAAGGGCGTGCCCCAGGGCGCCGTGGCGGCCATCCGCGACGTGACGCGCGGCGGCCTGTGCGCCGTCCTCCACGAGTTCGCCCGCGCGTCGGGCGCCGAGCTCTCCTTCGCGCGCGCGGCGCTGCCCGTGCTGCCGGAGGCGGTCATGGCGGCCGACATGCTCGGCATCAACCTCATCCACCTCGCCAACGAGGGGTGCCTCTGCCTGTTCGTCGAGGCGGACAAGGCGGGCGACGTGCTCGGGATCCTCCGCGCGCACCCCTACGGCCGCAACGCGGCGGTCATCGGGGAGGTCAAGGCCGCGACGGAGCCCGTCGTGTCCATGACCGAGCCCGATGGGACTCAAACCCTGCTCGAGGAGCTTTATGGAGCCGAACTCCCCCGACTCTGCTGA
- the hypF gene encoding carbamoyltransferase HypF, which translates to MEPNSPDSADARPVIVTRRFRVSGIVQGVGFRPFVHRLARAVGARGWVLNDSRGVLLELQAGDEAIQAFLRALVESPPPLARITGVREEALAEPAPRYDDFQIRGSVDLRSTDTLIPPDSDVCAECLRELRDPSNRRHRYPFINCTHCGPRYSIICDMPYDRPQTTMKSFPMCPACAHEYEDIEDRRYHAQPNACPACGPRLTLTDRLGAPIEAEDAVRFAIERLREGALFAVKSLGGFHLVADARNEAAVRELRRRKRRDAKPFAIMVADAEAASRHVSLSDPERALLESRQRPIVLLRRRPGALSEAIAPRNPSFGVMLPSTPLHYLLLEDPALDVLVMTSGNLSGHPIAFDNDTALSQLRDIADYFVLHDRDIRTRVDDSVVRLTEAEGLDAPLVSFIRRSRGYAPYPIHLPQNVGAVVALGGELKTTVAVGKDNQVFISQHIGDLKNDATFGAHIDCSSHVQRLLSVQTDTVACDMHPAFRSTRAAKRQAGAEVATVQHHHAHMAACMAENGLNERVIGVIFDGSGYGLDDSIWGGEFLVGDYREFVRAGHLRPMYLLGGDKAVKEPIRVAISLLVETFGDELGGIRVPALMDVAEERRDVFVKMAQRRLNATATTSMGRLFDGVSSLLRICHEVEYEAQAAIEMEALLDRDFRTAPPLQYGIDERDGRLVVDYRPLVRDLLRALDEPDATPAHLSRRFHSTIVDVIAAVCLRLADTFDVRRVVMSGGVFMNEFVLINALRRLKSEGLTPYCHRLVPPNDGGISLGQILVAAARGPSARGERPTTTEHP; encoded by the coding sequence ATGGAGCCGAACTCCCCCGACTCTGCTGACGCGCGGCCGGTGATCGTGACCCGCCGATTCCGGGTCTCGGGCATCGTCCAGGGCGTCGGCTTCCGGCCCTTCGTGCACCGGCTCGCCCGCGCCGTCGGGGCGCGCGGCTGGGTCCTCAACGACTCCCGCGGCGTGCTGCTCGAGCTGCAGGCCGGCGACGAGGCGATCCAGGCGTTCCTGCGCGCGCTCGTCGAGTCGCCGCCGCCGCTCGCCCGGATCACGGGCGTCCGTGAGGAAGCGCTCGCCGAGCCCGCCCCCCGGTACGACGACTTCCAGATCCGCGGCAGCGTGGATCTGCGCAGCACCGACACGCTCATCCCGCCCGACTCGGACGTCTGCGCCGAGTGCCTGCGGGAGCTCAGGGACCCTTCGAACCGCCGCCACCGCTACCCGTTCATCAACTGCACGCATTGCGGGCCGCGCTACTCGATCATCTGCGACATGCCGTACGACCGGCCGCAGACAACGATGAAGAGCTTCCCGATGTGCCCCGCGTGCGCGCACGAGTACGAGGACATCGAGGATCGGCGCTACCACGCGCAGCCGAACGCGTGCCCCGCGTGCGGCCCCCGGCTCACGCTCACCGATCGGCTCGGCGCGCCGATCGAGGCGGAGGACGCGGTGCGCTTCGCCATCGAGCGGCTCCGCGAGGGCGCGCTCTTCGCTGTGAAGAGCCTCGGCGGCTTCCACCTCGTCGCGGACGCGCGCAACGAGGCGGCGGTGCGGGAGCTGCGCCGGCGCAAGCGCCGCGACGCCAAGCCGTTCGCGATCATGGTGGCCGACGCCGAGGCGGCGAGCCGCCATGTCTCGCTCAGCGACCCGGAGCGGGCGCTGCTCGAGAGCCGGCAGCGCCCCATCGTGCTCCTGCGCAGGCGGCCAGGCGCCCTGTCCGAGGCGATCGCCCCGAGGAACCCGAGCTTCGGCGTCATGCTGCCCTCGACGCCGCTGCACTACCTCCTGCTCGAGGACCCGGCGCTCGACGTCCTCGTCATGACGAGCGGGAACCTCTCCGGACACCCCATCGCGTTCGACAACGACACGGCGCTCTCGCAGCTGCGCGACATCGCGGATTACTTCGTCCTGCACGACCGCGATATCCGGACACGCGTCGACGACTCCGTCGTTCGGCTCACGGAGGCGGAGGGGCTCGACGCGCCGCTCGTCTCGTTCATCCGCCGCTCGCGCGGCTATGCGCCGTATCCGATCCACCTCCCGCAGAACGTCGGTGCGGTCGTCGCCCTGGGCGGCGAGCTGAAGACCACCGTCGCCGTCGGCAAGGACAACCAGGTCTTCATCAGCCAGCACATCGGCGATCTCAAGAACGACGCGACGTTCGGCGCGCACATCGACTGTTCGTCGCACGTCCAGCGGCTCCTGTCCGTGCAGACGGACACGGTCGCTTGCGATATGCACCCGGCGTTCCGCTCCACGCGGGCGGCGAAACGCCAGGCTGGCGCGGAGGTCGCGACGGTGCAGCACCACCACGCCCACATGGCCGCCTGCATGGCCGAGAACGGGCTGAACGAGCGGGTGATCGGCGTCATCTTCGACGGCTCCGGCTACGGCCTCGACGACAGCATCTGGGGCGGCGAGTTCCTGGTCGGCGACTACCGTGAATTCGTGCGCGCCGGCCACCTCCGGCCGATGTACCTCCTCGGCGGCGACAAGGCGGTCAAGGAGCCCATCCGCGTCGCGATCTCGCTGCTCGTGGAGACGTTCGGGGACGAGCTCGGCGGGATCCGCGTCCCGGCGCTCATGGACGTCGCGGAGGAGCGCCGCGACGTCTTCGTGAAGATGGCCCAGCGGAGGCTGAACGCGACGGCCACGACGAGCATGGGCCGGCTGTTCGACGGCGTGTCCTCGCTCCTCCGCATCTGCCACGAGGTCGAGTACGAGGCGCAGGCCGCCATCGAGATGGAGGCGCTGCTCGACAGGGACTTCCGGACCGCGCCGCCGCTCCAGTACGGGATAGACGAGCGGGACGGCCGCCTCGTGGTCGACTACCGCCCTCTCGTCCGGGATCTCCTGCGCGCGCTCGACGAGCCGGACGCCACGCCCGCGCACCTCAGCCGCCGGTTCCACTCGACGATCGTGGACGTGATCGCCGCGGTGTGCCTGCGCCTGGCCGATACGTTCGACGTGCGCCGCGTGGTCATGAGCGGCGGAGTCTTCATGAACGAGTTCGTCCTGATCAACGCGCTCCGACGCCTGAAGAGCGAGGGGCTCACCCCGTATTGCCACCGGCTGGTCCCGCCGAACGACGGCGGGATATCGCTCGGCCAGATCCTCGTCGCGGCCGCCCGCGGCCCGTCGGCGCGAGGGGAGCGCCCCACCACCACCGAGCATCCATGA
- a CDS encoding cysteine hydrolase family protein, with product MPNIAVLTNDLQYEFIDKMPGGRELLSRVAPQFNMFLGAIRALGHVVVHLQLINDPADPQIQRRFRGKDIPAIKGTPNAELIKDFVHPSDIVMVKHRDSGFYETPLDDKLKELGVKTILVTGIQTQICVQTTAADGFFRGYKVWVPEDGVFSLKEEDKKRSLEWMASYCAAIAPGAEIIKRLRQSDDLPSREELLG from the coding sequence ATGCCCAACATCGCAGTGCTCACCAACGACCTTCAGTACGAGTTCATCGACAAGATGCCGGGAGGTCGCGAGCTCCTCTCCAGGGTGGCGCCGCAGTTCAACATGTTCCTCGGCGCCATCCGCGCCCTGGGGCACGTCGTCGTCCACCTCCAGCTCATCAACGATCCGGCCGATCCGCAGATCCAGCGCCGCTTCCGCGGGAAGGACATCCCGGCGATCAAGGGCACGCCCAACGCCGAGCTGATCAAGGACTTCGTCCATCCGTCCGACATCGTGATGGTCAAGCACCGCGACAGCGGGTTCTACGAGACGCCCCTCGACGACAAGCTGAAGGAGCTCGGCGTCAAGACGATCCTCGTCACGGGCATCCAGACCCAGATCTGCGTGCAGACCACGGCGGCGGACGGCTTCTTCCGCGGGTACAAGGTGTGGGTCCCCGAGGATGGCGTGTTCTCCCTCAAGGAGGAGGACAAGAAGCGCTCCCTCGAGTGGATGGCGTCGTACTGCGCGGCGATCGCCCCCGGCGCGGAGATCATCAAGCGCCTGCGCCAGAGCGACGACCTGCCGAGCCGGGAAGAGCTGCTCGGCTGA